GACGCGGCCGGTTTCCGACTGGACGACGGCATAGACGGCCTTCAGGTCGGCGCCGGCGCTCTTTTGCGTGAACAGGCCGAGCGAACCCGAAATGCCGAAATCGGCAACGCGGTTGGCCACCAGCGTGCCCGAGCCGGTGTCGCCATAAGGCAGGATTTCGACGTCCAGCCCCGCGTCGCGGTAAAAGCCTTTGTCGCCGGCAACGAACAGGCCGATGTGGTTGGTGTTGACGGTCCAGTCGAGCGCGACGGTGATTTTTTGCGCGGCGGCCCGGGCCTGCGTAACGGCCCCGGCAAATGGCAGGCTGGCGGCCAGGAACAGCGCCTGCCGGCGGGTGAAGTCGGTCATTTCATTTCTCCATCGGATGGTCGGGAATTGGGGTCGGCTGACCAAGCAGCGTGTCGAGGATGCCGGCCTCGATCGCGGCCGCCTCGCGGGCGAGCGCGGCGCTTTCGGTACGCGGGCGCGGCAGCGGCACCGCCACCTCACGCACCACGCGCGCGGGCCGCGCCGAAAGCACATAGATGCGGTCGGACAGAAGCACCGCCTCGCGCACGTCATGGGTGATCAGCAGCGCCGTCCAGCGGTGGCTTCGCCACATGCCTTCGAGCCAGCGCTGCATGGCCGCCCGGGTCAGCGCATCGAGCGCGCCGAACGGCTCGTCGAGCAAAAGCATGTCGCGCTGCTGCACCACGGTGCGCAGCAGCGCCGCGCGCTGGCGCATGCCGCCCGACAGCTCGGCCGGCCAGGCGCGCTCGAAGCCGGCAAGGCCGAATTCGGCGAACAAGGGCGCCACGCGCTCGCGCGCGGCCCGGCGCGTCATCCCCTGCACTTCAAGCCCCAGCGTGGCGTTGTCGATGACGCGCCGCCACGGCATCAGCGCGTCGCGCTGCGGCATGAAGGCGAAGCGGGCGCCATCGAGCGGCGCGCCGTCGAAACGCATCTCGCCCTCGCCCCGGATCGCGCCTGTGAGGAGCTGAAACAGCGTCGACTTGCCGGCGCCGGAGGGGCCGAGGATCGACACGAACTCGCCTGCGCCGACATCGAACGAAACGCCGCCAAGAACCTCGAGCGCGCCGAAGTTTTTGCGCACATCGCGAAGCTCGAGCCGGGTCATGGCCGGTGCCCGGAGGGTTCGGCCTTGCGGTCGGCCCTCTCCCAGGGCATGGCGAGGCGCTGCACCAGGACGGCGAGGCCGAACAATGCCAGCGTCAGCGCCGAGCTGACGGCAACGGCGGCAAGCACGAGGTCGGGCCGAAAGTTGTTCTTGGCGCTGAGCATGTAGATGCCCAGCCCCTTCGCGGCGCCCGCATATTCGGCGAAGATCGCGCCCACCACCGCATAGGTGATGGAGATGCGCAGTCCGGCGAAGAAATAGGGCATCGCCGACGGCAGCCGCGCCAGCCAGAATATGCGCGAGCGCCCTGCCCCCATGGCGGCAAGCATCTGGCTTATTTCGGCGCTTGTCGCGGCATAGCCTTCGACCAGCGCCACCATCTTCGGGAAGAAGGTGACCAGCGCGACCAGCAGGATCTTCGGCAAGAGGCCGAAGCCGAACCACAAGGCCACCAGCGGCGCGATCGCCACCAGCGGCAAGGTCTGGCTGGCGATCAGCAGCGGAAACAGCGCGCGGCGCAGCGGGGCCAGGAAGTCGACCAGCGCCGAAAGCACGAAGGCGGCGGCGAGCGAGCAGGCGAAGCCGGCAAGCGTGGCGCGGATGGTGGGAAGCGTGTTTTCGGCGAGTGCCGCGCGGTTCTCCCAGGCCTGCGCCAGCACGCGGGACGGCGCGGGGAGCACGGTGGGCGCAAGGCCGCCGAGACGGGCGTAGAGCTCCCAGGCGAGGAGCAGCAACGCAAACGCGAGGGCGGCGGGAGCGATTTTGGCGAAGGTCGCCGTGAGAGCCAATCTCCCCCCTTGTGGGGGAGATGTCCGGCAGGACAGAGGGGGGCGCGAAGGAACGCCTCCCTGCGAAACTTGCCCCATAGCATCCGACGAAGGCTGCGCTTGCGAACGCCTGACATGCCGGCGGGACAGCGCCCCCCTCTGCCTTGCCAGGCATCTCCCCCACAAGGGGGGAGATTGGCCTTCACCTCGGCTTTCGCCAATGGCCGAAGGCTGCGCTCCCTCTTCAGAGAGGCGGTCAGATATGGGGCCCTCTCCCCCATGCAATAGGTCATACCAAACAGCCACGATAACTCTCCTAGACAGCTCGAGCTTGCGCTCAAACCGCGGTCGGGCTGTTGGCCGAGATGGTGATGTCGAGGGTCACATGCCCCGCGCCGGATCCGAAGCGGCAGAAGGCTTCGTTGAGCGTGGCAAACACTGCGCCGGCGTCGCCGCGCAGCCTGGTGCAGAAGTTCTTGGAACGGTCGAACACGCCGGACTGTTTCAGGAAGTCGATGCAGCCATAGATCTCGTCCATGTGATCGCCCGTGCCCATCACATAGAGCGAGAATTGCGCCGCCACCGCCTGGTCGGTCGAGGGCGTCGACCGCACGGCGCCGAGCGCCGCGCGTTTGCGCTCGTCGAGCGGGACCGCCGGGCCGCCGATCTCGTCGGAACGGCAGATCGGGTCGTCCGGCTCGCCGGGGCAGCCGCGCGAGACGGCGGCCGACAGCACGCAATGCTTGCCGCTTTTGGCCGCCGCCACGAAGAGGTCGCGCATCGCCGGGAACAGCACTTCGGGCGGCCCGACCAGCAGCGTCGAGATGTCGTCGGTCTCGATCCTCAGCCTGTCGCGGTAAGGATCGAGCGCGCCCAACGCGCCGAGGATGACGCCGACGAAATCGTCGGCCATGGGATAAAGGGAAATCTGTGCGCCGGAAAACATGGCCCGCCTCGCTCCGCTGGTATTATCCAGATCAGCTTTAGGGTCCGGAGGCTTGCCGCCACCATCTCAGCCCCGACCGTACGGAGCACCCCTGTGGATGGGCGCGTTAAAGCACTGTTTGCCAGGTTGGGGAAGCGGTTTTTTGCGACGCCAATTGGGCCACGAGTTTCATCTCCCCTAGGGGAGATGCCGGTGGTTATAAGATTTTCACGAATTTCTTATAACGAACTTGCAATCGACTTGGCGGCGCGCAATTATAAGAAAATTTCAGGAATCTTATAACGCACAATAGCAGCGCCATGAAGACCATCGACCTCGCCTACCGCACCCTCTACGCCGAGTTGGTGCAGCGCAGCCTCGATGCTTCCTTCGAGACGGATTTCTCGACGGCGGGCAATTTCGTGCGCGTGCCGGTGAAGGGCCGCGACTACTGGTATTTCGAGGAAACCCGCCCCGAGAAAAAGAGGCGTTATGTCGGTCCGGCCGAGGATCCCGAGATCGCCAGTCGGGTTGCGGCCTTCAGGGAGATCAAGGGCGACCTCAAGAGCCGCCGCAAGCTGGTCTCCACGCTTGTCCGCGATGCCGGCCTGACCGCACCCGAGACCTTCACCGGCGATGTCGTCGAGGCGCTGGAAAAGGCGGGGCTCTTCCGGCTGCGCGCGGTGCTGGTGGGCACCGTCGCTTTCCAGACCTATGCCGGGCATCTCGGGGTGCGATTGCCGGGTGCCGCGCTGCAGACAGGCGATGCCGATTTCGCACAGTTCCATTCCGTTTCGGCCGAAGTGGAAGACAGCATGCCGCCGGTCATCGACGTGCTGAAGGCAGTCGATCCGACGTTTCGCGAAATCCCGCACCGGACCGATGCCGGCCGCGCGACGCAGTACGAGAACGCCTCGCGCTACCGGATCGAGTTCCTCACCCCCAACCGCGGCAGCGACGAGCATGCCGACCGCGCCAGCCTGATGCCTTCGCTCGGCGGCGCCTCGGCGCAGCCGCTGCGCTTCCTCGATTTCCTGATCCGCGACCCGGTGAGGACGGTGCTGCTGCATCGCTCCGGCGTGCCGGTGCTTGTCCCCTCGCCCGAACGCTTCGCCGTTCACAAGCTGATCGTGGCGACCCGCCGCGAGCGAGGCGCGGCGGCGAAGCGGGAGAAGGACCTGCATCAGGCGGGCCTGCTGGTCGAGGCGCTGGATACGACGCGCCGACAGGATGACCTTGCACTGGCTTTCGCGGAAGCGTGGGAGCGCGGCGACGCCTGGCGGGACGCATTGCGGAAGGGCTTGAGCCTGCTGAAGCCGGACAGGCATGAGATGGTCCAGTCGATCTTGGGGCGAGCGCTTGGCGAAATCGGCGTGCAGCTCGAAGGCTTTCCGATGCGGATTGCCTGATCTCAACCTCAAGACGAAGCATATCGTTCAAATTGTACGAACCGCGCTTGACCTGACTTCGTACATAAAGTACGATGCTTTCTTTGAGGGAATCTGCTTGAACACCGCGAACCATGCCGCTTTTGCCGACCTCTCCCGCCCTTTGCTGTCACCGCTGCCGCTCACCGAGCGCGAGCGCCTCGCCGGCGCCTGGCGCATGGCCAGCCAGGACATCGCCGACGATATCCGCTTCATCCGGCAGTATCTGAAGGTGATCGCCGAGAAGGACGAACGGCTGTCGACCGGCGCGCTTGTGCACGGCCGCGCCTATGTGGAGGCCTGCGCCGCCTGGCTGCCGGAGACGATGGCGCGGTATCTGCGAAACCTCAGGCTGATCAGCGAGTGCGAAAGCGCGATGATCGCGGCGGGGGTGAGGTTCGCCAAGTCGAGCGATGCCTGGTGAGGGCTTCCCTTTTCCCGTGCGGGGACCGAAGAAGCCCGCGCCGCAGACCCCTCAACCGGCCGGTTGCAACCCTCGGCTCATCGCCCCGGCAAATGCATCGTTTCACACAATCGCCAATTGGTGGACGCGGGTGAGCGGCCGGGCGTTAATTCCTGTCGGGTGAAGGAGGAATAGACGCATACCAGGGAGGAACACGTTTGATGCAACTGCAAATCGACATCGGCGCACTGCCCGAGGACCAGCCCTACGAAGTCACTTCATTTGCCAGAAAGCACGGACTGACGGTTCCTGTCGCGGATGCGGTGCTTTTCGCCAAGGGCCCGTCGCCCTCGCGGGCCGCCTGCGATACCGCGGCGCTTGCCCTTCTCTGCGCGGTCGCGCAATACGCCAGCAAGCAGGGAGGGCGCTAGCGATCGGCGGCGCCTTCCCTCTTCTTCCTCTTCCTACCAGCTGAACTGTAGCCCCGCATTGCCGCCGACCTGGCTGCCGGCGAAGGCGATGCCGAGCGTGCCGGTCAGGCGGCCGCCATGGAAGCCTTCGCTCAGCACGGCGGCGCCGGTGATGCCGAAGGCATTGGCGTCGCCGGCATTGCCCCAGTTGACGCGCAGGCCGAAATGCTCGCCCTGCGCGAGATCGGGCGCGGCGAGCGCGGCCGAGATCGAGGCGTTCTCGAAGGCGCGGGTGATGCGATTGTCGATGTCGTCGACATGGGCGGCCAATGCCGTCTTGCCGGTGACCGTCGTGGTGCCGCCCTCACCATCATCGACCGTTTGCTTCGTCTCGCCAGTCTGGGCGTTGATGCAGGTTTCGGTGCCCGGGCTGTAATAGTAATTGATGCCATAGGCTTGACAGTACCTGAGATAGTCGACCGCAGCCTCGGATGGCGACGCAAGGAGCGTTGCCGCGCCGAGCATTGCCGGCGCAAGAAGATATCTGAACATGATGCCCCCGGCCGCTCTTACCAGGTCAACTGCAGGCCGGCATTGCCGCCGACCGTCTTGCCGGAGAAAGCAACGGCCGCGGCGCCGGCCAACCGACCGTTGCCGCCAGGCATGAACCCCTCGCCCAACACCGCCGCTCCGGTGATGCCCATGGCGTTGGACTGACCGGCATTGCCCCAATTGACGCGGACGCCGAAATGCTCGCCCTTGTTCAGATCCGGGCTGGCCAGCGACGACGCTACCGAGGCACCCTCGAAGGCACGCTGGATGCGGTGATCTATGTCCTCGACCTTGCTTGCCAGCGCGGTCTTACCGACGACCGTGCCGCCGTCGGTTTCGCGACGCGTCTCACCCGTCTGGGTATTGATGCAGGTTTCGGTACCTGGGCTGTAATAGTAGTTGGTGCCGTACTGATCGCAGACGCGCACATATTCGACCGGATGCGGTTCGTCAGCCAAGGCCGGCATGGCCCAGCCGCCTGTTCCGGCCAGAAACGCAAACGAAATTAGACGGTTGATGCCCCGCATACCTAGTCCCCAAGTTGAAAGCCCGGCGGAAAAACGCATGGCAAAGCGCGGCGAGTCAAGCGGCCGGTCCGACCAAAGTCCGACTTTTATTGGGTATATTGAAGGGACACACTCAGTGTTGCCGGGATGACACAGAGATAGTTCGGGATAGTCAGTAAACCTCTCTCGTTGCCAAGTCTATACATTAACAATTTCTAATATAAATGATCGCTATCTATTGCAAATCGGCGACGCTTCTCAGGATCGTCGAAGGGCCCGACATGGCCGCGCCCTCACCTTCCGGCGGATCGAAAGAGGCTTGGCGGCAAACGACCGCCCAAACGGCTCAGGCCTTGGCTTTCGGTTTGGCAGCCTTTGCCTTGGCGGGGGCCTTGGCGGGCTTTTCCGCCTTGGCGGCTTTCGGCTTCTCGACCTTGGCGACAGCCGCCTTCTTCGGAGCTTTCTTCGGCTTGCCTGCCGCGTCGATCTCGGCGGTCGCCTGGTTCCAGTGCTCTTCGTGAGCACCTTCGGGCCGGCCGGCCTGCTCCCAGATCTCGTGCGCGCGTTGGCGAATGCGTTCGTGCCTGTCGTCCGTCACTGTCGCCTCCTAAGGTTGGGACGGGTTCCCCGGCGCGAACACTAGCGGAATTTTGACGCGGCGTCTTCGGTATCACGCATATTCGACCGACTTAGGCGGCAAATTCGCTCAGTGGCCGTCGGTGACGACCGCGATGCCGAGATGCGCTGCCTTCTTTGTGATCAATCCGGCCAAATCCGCGTCAGAGCGGTCGGTCCCGGTGCGCTTCCGCAGCAGCGAAATTGCCTCCTGCATGGACAGTAGGCCCGTCCTGTGCTCGGCTAGCAGCTTGTCGACCATGGCGGCGATACTGGGTGATTCGACGTGTGGATGATGCATGGCAACGACTCCTTCCGCTTCGTTGCCTCCCAAACCGGCGGCTATTTTAGGCGCTTTCCCTTGATGCGAGAAGAGCCCGATCCTCCCGATGCTTCGGCGGGAGGATCGGGCTCTTCAGGGGCCGTATGTTACTGGATCACCTGGACAACGCGGCGCGTGCCGGGATCGATCAACACCGTGTGGTCGTTGACCACGGCATAGCGATATTGCACGTCCGGCACCTCCTGCAGCTCAACCGTATCAGGCACGGTCGAGCCGACGCCGAGCTCGAGGCCGAGCACGTTGACAGAGGCGATCGGATGCTTGTGGACATATTCCTTGACCACGGTCTGCTGCTCGGGGGTGACGATCACCTCGTCCGCGGCCGCGATGCCGATGCCGGCCATCAGAGCCAGGCCGGCGACAGCTGGAATGAGGGTGGTTTTCATGTTTCTCTCCTGTTGGATTTACGACGATCCCTTCGGATCGCGTATTGGTTCACGACGATCCTCCGGATCGCGTATTGCGAGCTCCGCCCTGCCACCGCCCGGGGCGGAAACATCGGCAAGTCGAATAGTTGAGCTCCCGGGGCAAACGCCCCCGGCGAGGTGTTGTTCCGTCAGCGACGACTAATTTGAGGTGGCGGAACCTTCGCATCGGCTCTGCATTGGAAGGCATTGAAACTCCCCAAGACTTTGAAATCCAAAGGGCGCCGCAGTCATGCAAGAAGGTTACATCAGAAGCGACATCCAACTTCGCGCCCCCATCGCGATCGCCGTCGGCGCCGGCTTCAAGCGCGAGATCGCCTCGCTCACCGGGATGCAGAATTTTCTCAAGGAATGGCCGGCGGCTTCGCGGGGCGAAAGCCACGCAAGGGCGCTGCGCGCCTGCGAGGCGGCGCGGGCCGGCGAGATCGATCTCGACAAGGCGCGCCAGGCGTTCCTGATCTTCGCGAGGAAGGCGGGGATCGAGTGGACCGGGGCCGATCCGGTCGCGGTGCTGCGCGAGGCCAAGATCAGGCGCAACCGGGCACGCGAGAGCCGGGCGCTGCAGCGGCCGGCGCACTGACAGAGCCGGTGCGCATTGGGGCCGCTGCGCGTTGGGCTTGCCCTGCAGGTTTCAGGAGCTGGCCGACGAGATCCAAGTGGAGCCGTCTTGCGTCCGTTTGCCCTGCGGACCGCCGCCGGGGCTGACGGTCGACTGGATCGATGGGGCTCTTCGGCTGGTGGCCGCTGTCAGGTCGCCGTCGACTCGCCCAGCGCCTCGGTGACGAAGGACGCGGCGATCAGGTCGTCCGCTTCGATGCGTAGGGAGCCCTCGCCGCCCCCCATGATGGCCGCGACCTTCTGGAAGGTCTTCATCTCGTGCTCGGTGATCCGGGCGTCCCGCATCCTGGCTTTGAGATCGGCGACGCGCATCCCGAGCGAACGGGATGTTCCGATTTCTCGTTTCGACATGTTCGTAAAACTCCTCCTCGGCCCGCCCGTATCTGTTCGCCGCCGCCCGAATTTATGCTGCCATGCATTTGTGTTGCTGATGAGACAGCTGAGATCCAGAGCCGCTAACTCAAACGCGAGGGGAAGGTTCCGTTAGCACATGGTAACAAAATAATACTCGGTTGGCGGCCCGCCGCCCAAGCCGGCGGCGGGTCATTCAACTTCGGTACGCTAGCGGTTATCGAGCACCTGGACGATCTTGCGCGTGCCGGGATCGACGATCACCGTCCGATTGTCGACGACCACGTAACGGTATTGGACGTTCGGCACTTCGTGCAGCTCGACCGTATCGGGAACCGTGCTGCCGATGTTCAACTCGACGCCCGGAACCTTCACCGAAGCCAGCGGCTGCTTGTGCACATATTCGCGGATGACTGTTTCCTGTTCGGGCTGGATGATGACGTCCTGAGCGGCGGCGGCGCCGATACCGGTCAGAAGAAGCAGGCCCGCGGCAGCGGTTGTGAGGTGCATTTTCATGATCTTCTCCTTGGCATGGATCGATTGCCTCTCACGCTGCGCCTGCGATCTCACAGCCGATAGGCACTGTGCGTAACGCCATCTGGCAAGCCTTGTTCCGGCAAAAAAACGCCGCCGGCGTTCTCCGCGAAACGTCACGGCGCGGCGCGGCTGTTTCGGAACAATGCATTTCGGCCCGGGTTACCCAATCCGAAGGGACCGACTATTTCCGAGGAGAAATCCCATGAAACATCTGCTGATCACAAGCATGATCACACTCGGCGTCGGTTGCGGCGCCGCGATGGCGCAGACCGAATCCGTGCAGCCCAGCGGCGATGCCAACTGCGCCTCGGGCCAGGCCGACTGTAAGACCGGCGGCAAGGCAGGCGGGCAGGCACAGGGCGAGACGAAATCGAAACCCGAAATGAACGCCCAGGGCAAGGCCAAGATGAAGACCGATGAGCAGGCCCAGGGCCAGGCCGGCGCCAAGACCGACCAGAACGCCGAGGACAACACCCAGCTCAAGAAGAAGCAGCAGGCCCAGGGCAAGGCCGGCGCCACCACCGAGCAGAACGCTCAAGGCGGCAACACCAAGATGCAGGAGCAAAACGCTCAGACTAACACCGGCACGAAGACTGACCAGAATGCCCAGGACAACACACAGTTGAAGAAGAAGCAGCAAGCCCAGGGCAAGGCCGGCACCACCGACCAGAACGCTCAGACCGGTACCAAGACCGAGCAGAACGCCCAGGGCGGCAACACCAAGATGCAGACCGAGCAGAATGCTCAGACCAACACCGGCACCAAGACCGAGCAGAATGCCCAGGGCAACACCAATGTCGAGACCGACCAGAACAAGACGGCCTCGATCAACAATGTGACGGTCGAGCAGAGGACCCAGGTTACCCAGATCATCCACGAGACCAAGGTGGAACCGGTTCGCGACGTCAGCTTCGACATTTCGGTGGGCATCGAGGTGCCGCGGCATAAGGTGCGGCTGCACCGCCTGCCGGCCCGCATCGTCAAGATCGTGCCTGCCTATGAGTACTACGAGTATTTCGTGCTGGCCGACGGACGCATCGTCATTGTC
This region of Mesorhizobium sp. M2A.F.Ca.ET.046.03.2.1 genomic DNA includes:
- a CDS encoding ABC transporter ATP-binding protein yields the protein MTRLELRDVRKNFGALEVLGGVSFDVGAGEFVSILGPSGAGKSTLFQLLTGAIRGEGEMRFDGAPLDGARFAFMPQRDALMPWRRVIDNATLGLEVQGMTRRAARERVAPLFAEFGLAGFERAWPAELSGGMRQRAALLRTVVQQRDMLLLDEPFGALDALTRAAMQRWLEGMWRSHRWTALLITHDVREAVLLSDRIYVLSARPARVVREVAVPLPRPRTESAALAREAAAIEAGILDTLLGQPTPIPDHPMEK
- a CDS encoding YkoF family thiamine/hydroxymethylpyrimidine-binding protein — its product is MFSGAQISLYPMADDFVGVILGALGALDPYRDRLRIETDDISTLLVGPPEVLFPAMRDLFVAAAKSGKHCVLSAAVSRGCPGEPDDPICRSDEIGGPAVPLDERKRAALGAVRSTPSTDQAVAAQFSLYVMGTGDHMDEIYGCIDFLKQSGVFDRSKNFCTRLRGDAGAVFATLNEAFCRFGSGAGHVTLDITISANSPTAV
- a CDS encoding GSU2403 family nucleotidyltransferase fold protein, with protein sequence MKTIDLAYRTLYAELVQRSLDASFETDFSTAGNFVRVPVKGRDYWYFEETRPEKKRRYVGPAEDPEIASRVAAFREIKGDLKSRRKLVSTLVRDAGLTAPETFTGDVVEALEKAGLFRLRAVLVGTVAFQTYAGHLGVRLPGAALQTGDADFAQFHSVSAEVEDSMPPVIDVLKAVDPTFREIPHRTDAGRATQYENASRYRIEFLTPNRGSDEHADRASLMPSLGGASAQPLRFLDFLIRDPVRTVLLHRSGVPVLVPSPERFAVHKLIVATRRERGAAAKREKDLHQAGLLVEALDTTRRQDDLALAFAEAWERGDAWRDALRKGLSLLKPDRHEMVQSILGRALGEIGVQLEGFPMRIA
- a CDS encoding DUF1236 domain-containing protein gives rise to the protein MKMHLTTAAAGLLLLTGIGAAAAQDVIIQPEQETVIREYVHKQPLASVKVPGVELNIGSTVPDTVELHEVPNVQYRYVVVDNRTVIVDPGTRKIVQVLDNR
- a CDS encoding ABC transporter permease, translated to MGQVSQGGVPSRPPLSCRTSPPQGGRLALTATFAKIAPAALAFALLLLAWELYARLGGLAPTVLPAPSRVLAQAWENRAALAENTLPTIRATLAGFACSLAAAFVLSALVDFLAPLRRALFPLLIASQTLPLVAIAPLVALWFGFGLLPKILLVALVTFFPKMVALVEGYAATSAEISQMLAAMGAGRSRIFWLARLPSAMPYFFAGLRISITYAVVGAIFAEYAGAAKGLGIYMLSAKNNFRPDLVLAAVAVSSALTLALFGLAVLVQRLAMPWERADRKAEPSGHRP
- a CDS encoding DUF982 domain-containing protein; translation: MQEGYIRSDIQLRAPIAIAVGAGFKREIASLTGMQNFLKEWPAASRGESHARALRACEAARAGEIDLDKARQAFLIFARKAGIEWTGADPVAVLREAKIRRNRARESRALQRPAH
- a CDS encoding DUF1236 domain-containing protein, encoding MKHLLITSMITLGVGCGAAMAQTESVQPSGDANCASGQADCKTGGKAGGQAQGETKSKPEMNAQGKAKMKTDEQAQGQAGAKTDQNAEDNTQLKKKQQAQGKAGATTEQNAQGGNTKMQEQNAQTNTGTKTDQNAQDNTQLKKKQQAQGKAGTTDQNAQTGTKTEQNAQGGNTKMQTEQNAQTNTGTKTEQNAQGNTNVETDQNKTASINNVTVEQRTQVTQIIHETKVEPVRDVSFDISVGIEVPRHKVRLHRLPARIVKIVPAYEYYEYFVLADGRIVIVDPDTYKIVLILT
- a CDS encoding DUF1236 domain-containing protein, giving the protein MKTTLIPAVAGLALMAGIGIAAADEVIVTPEQQTVVKEYVHKHPIASVNVLGLELGVGSTVPDTVELQEVPDVQYRYAVVNDHTVLIDPGTRRVVQVIQ
- a CDS encoding porin, whose protein sequence is MFRYLLAPAMLGAATLLASPSEAAVDYLRYCQAYGINYYYSPGTETCINAQTGETKQTVDDGEGGTTTVTGKTALAAHVDDIDNRITRAFENASISAALAAPDLAQGEHFGLRVNWGNAGDANAFGITGAAVLSEGFHGGRLTGTLGIAFAGSQVGGNAGLQFSW
- a CDS encoding DUF2934 domain-containing protein, which encodes MTDDRHERIRQRAHEIWEQAGRPEGAHEEHWNQATAEIDAAGKPKKAPKKAAVAKVEKPKAAKAEKPAKAPAKAKAAKPKAKA
- a CDS encoding porin, with protein sequence MPALADEPHPVEYVRVCDQYGTNYYYSPGTETCINTQTGETRRETDGGTVVGKTALASKVEDIDHRIQRAFEGASVASSLASPDLNKGEHFGVRVNWGNAGQSNAMGITGAAVLGEGFMPGGNGRLAGAAAVAFSGKTVGGNAGLQLTW